The proteins below come from a single Mytilus edulis chromosome 5, xbMytEdul2.2, whole genome shotgun sequence genomic window:
- the LOC139523854 gene encoding uncharacterized protein: MVKHMPAYIFRAIADNGSGVGIFSRNEKITVFPENYLLKNKANCGRSCSGSCMSTCTTDGRKLEDLDGVTNTLSAVREDRILCTNGPDAENVLVHEFAHQVYNYMPDGDHESIKEIYNHAKQHWIWYADSYAMSNPTEYWAEATQAFFHVTNRTDVTGGLNMCNFGQYVCRTESEGRKHIQSRDPLLFDFLSKIYTNNQPNISSGLTTC, from the exons ATGGTGAAACATATGCCGGCCTACATCTTCCGAGCTATAGCCGATAATGGTAGCGGTGTTGGGATATTTTCAAGAAACGAAAAAATAACAGTTTTTCCCGAAAATTATCTGTTGAAAAATAAAGCAAACTGTGGGC GTTCATGCTCGGGGTCATGCATGTCAACATGTACTACTGATGGGAGAAAACTTGAAGACCTTGATGGAGTGACCAATACTTTATCAGCTGTCAGGGAAGATAGAATTCTGTGCACTAATGGTCCCGATGCTGAAAACGTCTTGGTTCATGAATTTGCTCACCAAGTCTACAATTATATGCCAGATGGAGATCACGAAAGC ATAAAAGAGATTTATAATCATGCAAAGCAGCATTGGATATGGTATGCTGACAGCTATGCTATGTCTAATCCAACAGAATATTGGGCAGAAGCAACTCAAGCATTTTTTCACGTGACTAATAGAACAGATGTCACGGGCGGTCTAAACAT gtGCAACTTTGGCCAGTATGTATGCAGAACTGAGTCGGAAGGAAGAAAACACATACAGTCCCGTGACcctttgttatttgattttctaTCAAAGATCTACACAAATAATCAACCTAACATTTCAAGCGGACTTACTACATGCTGA